In Nonomuraea sp. NBC_00507, the following are encoded in one genomic region:
- the pcaG gene encoding protocatechuate 3,4-dioxygenase subunit alpha — protein sequence MNPTPSQTVGPFYGYALPFPGGGDVAAGGITVQGYVYDGAGEPVPDALLEFWQADPSGDLSGAPGTLRRDPVTGAVLGRHGLDFTGFGRVPTDADGRYALHTLPPGNGYISVCVFARGLLHHLYTRIYFGQDAFLDELPPHRRETLVAVREREGVYRFDIHLQGEKETVFLDFG from the coding sequence ATGAACCCCACGCCTTCGCAGACCGTGGGCCCGTTCTACGGCTACGCGCTGCCGTTCCCCGGCGGCGGCGACGTGGCCGCCGGGGGGATCACCGTCCAGGGGTACGTGTACGACGGGGCCGGCGAGCCGGTGCCGGACGCGCTGCTGGAGTTCTGGCAGGCCGACCCGTCGGGCGACCTGAGCGGCGCTCCCGGGACGCTGCGGCGCGACCCGGTGACCGGGGCCGTCCTCGGGCGGCACGGGCTGGACTTCACCGGGTTCGGGCGGGTGCCGACCGACGCCGATGGCCGGTACGCGCTGCACACGCTGCCGCCCGGCAACGGCTACATCAGCGTGTGCGTGTTCGCCCGCGGCCTGCTCCACCACCTGTACACGCGCATCTACTTCGGCCAGGACGCCTTCCTCGACGAGCTGCCGCCGCACCGGCGGGAGACGCTGGTCGCGGTGCGGGAGCGCGAGGGCGTCTACCGGTTCGACATCCATTTGCAGGGCGAGAAGGAGACGGTCTTCCTTGACTTCGGGTGA
- the pcaH gene encoding protocatechuate 3,4-dioxygenase subunit beta — translation MTPPLTQADIDQEIAELHKAADGQEANHPPRDFAPYRSSVLRHPKQPLIAVQDPEAAELSGPVFGVTDVTALDADLTKQHLGEPLGERITVQGRVLDRSGRPVRGQLVEVWQANASGRYLHQRDDHPAPLDPNFTGVGRCLTDDEGRYAFTTIKPGAYPWRNHVNAWRPAHIHFSVFGAAFTQRLVTQMYFPNDPLFAYDPVLQSVTDERARQRLVAAYEHDLSVPEWSLGYRWDIVLDGPAATWMEEGR, via the coding sequence GAGCTGCACAAGGCCGCCGACGGCCAGGAGGCGAACCATCCGCCGCGGGACTTCGCCCCCTACCGCAGCAGCGTGCTGCGCCATCCCAAGCAGCCGCTGATCGCGGTGCAGGACCCGGAGGCGGCCGAGCTGAGCGGTCCCGTCTTCGGCGTCACCGACGTCACCGCGCTCGACGCGGACCTGACCAAGCAGCACCTCGGCGAGCCGCTCGGCGAGCGGATCACCGTGCAGGGGCGGGTGCTCGACCGCTCGGGACGGCCGGTACGCGGCCAGCTGGTGGAGGTCTGGCAGGCCAACGCCTCCGGCCGGTACCTGCACCAGCGCGACGACCACCCCGCGCCGCTGGACCCCAACTTCACCGGGGTGGGCCGGTGCCTGACCGACGACGAGGGCCGCTACGCGTTCACGACGATCAAGCCGGGCGCGTACCCGTGGCGTAACCACGTCAACGCCTGGCGTCCCGCGCACATCCATTTCTCGGTGTTCGGCGCGGCCTTCACGCAGCGGCTGGTCACGCAGATGTACTTCCCGAACGATCCGCTGTTCGCCTACGACCCGGTGCTGCAGTCGGTGACGGACGAGCGGGCCAGGCAGCGGCTCGTCGCCGCCTACGAGCATGACTTGTCCGTGCCCGAGTGGTCCCTGGGCTACCGGTGGGACATCGTGCTGGACGGCCCGGCGGCGACCTGGATGGAGGAGGGCCGATGA